Proteins from a single region of Tautonia marina:
- the asnB gene encoding asparagine synthase (glutamine-hydrolyzing) has product MCGIAGAVDLTGARRTFPLDRAVAMTRAIEHRGPDAEGIHREPGVFLGARRLSIVDLDGGFQPMANEDGSIWVAFNGELYDDDLLRRDLIAQGHRLQSRCDTEIWVHLFEDYGEGAFRTAKGQFVVSLWDRNHRTVHLARDRVGICPLFYAERDGWLLWGSEIKALLASGLVDPIPDPKGLDSFFNTFSASIQRTCFRDVHLLPPGHFLRVDAESGRKHVVCYWDLEFPDAGEERREDNVEGLIEEFEGLIRNAVRRRLRGDVPVVSYISGGLDSAIVLGVAGQERGTPLPSFSVALDRAGPDERTKASEAAAGVGSPLTLVEMSKARIAETYPELIVAAEMPVMDTACATLLRLAQSVHQNGYKVALTGEGADEAMAGYPWHRMHAMRDRFKARWGETLPRIGREWFLNRISTDPRARNPRFPVRGARVAQQELYDMLGQSRARVYSESMWSSLEGYSAYGEDMGIAHDRFGHWHPLHQSLYLGYKVMLPGLLLAGKGDRVAMNASVETRYPLLDEDVTAFCAALAPEYKLRGKTDKWLLRQVARRVLPSPIGEKTASRPKEMFRASLSRTFLGPHRPGWVDQLLSPESLRRTGFFDAEAVAAEVARRRWFPRVTPRQGGMDLSLTMVVATQLWHHTYCGGGLCDLPTWSAPTISRADLAIPDASVFASHAAAAASA; this is encoded by the coding sequence ATGTGTGGCATCGCTGGCGCCGTGGATCTGACCGGAGCTCGTCGCACCTTCCCGCTCGATCGAGCCGTGGCCATGACCCGGGCGATCGAGCATCGGGGACCGGACGCGGAAGGGATTCACCGCGAACCGGGGGTGTTCCTGGGGGCCAGGCGGTTGTCGATCGTCGATCTCGACGGCGGCTTTCAGCCGATGGCGAATGAAGACGGCTCTATCTGGGTCGCCTTCAACGGCGAGCTGTACGACGACGACCTCCTGAGGCGCGACCTGATCGCCCAGGGGCACCGACTCCAGTCACGATGCGACACGGAGATCTGGGTCCACCTGTTCGAAGACTACGGCGAGGGAGCCTTCCGCACCGCCAAGGGGCAGTTTGTCGTCTCGCTCTGGGACCGCAACCATCGGACCGTGCACCTGGCTCGTGATCGCGTGGGCATCTGCCCCTTGTTTTATGCCGAGCGGGATGGCTGGCTGCTTTGGGGCTCGGAGATCAAGGCCCTGCTGGCGTCGGGGCTAGTCGATCCGATCCCTGATCCGAAGGGGCTGGACTCCTTCTTCAACACCTTCTCAGCGAGCATCCAGCGCACCTGTTTTCGAGACGTTCATCTCTTGCCCCCCGGACATTTCTTGCGGGTCGACGCGGAATCGGGGCGTAAGCATGTCGTGTGCTACTGGGATCTGGAATTCCCCGATGCGGGCGAGGAGCGACGAGAAGACAACGTCGAGGGGCTGATCGAGGAATTCGAAGGGTTGATCCGCAACGCCGTCCGCCGCCGATTGCGCGGGGATGTGCCGGTGGTCAGCTACATCAGCGGTGGCCTCGATTCGGCCATCGTGCTGGGCGTGGCCGGGCAGGAGCGGGGCACCCCCCTGCCCTCGTTTTCGGTCGCGCTCGACCGCGCCGGTCCAGACGAACGGACCAAGGCGAGCGAGGCGGCGGCCGGGGTGGGATCTCCGTTGACGCTGGTGGAAATGTCGAAGGCTCGGATCGCCGAGACGTATCCCGAGCTGATCGTCGCCGCCGAGATGCCGGTGATGGATACCGCCTGCGCCACCTTGCTTCGCCTGGCGCAATCGGTGCATCAAAACGGCTACAAAGTTGCCCTGACCGGCGAGGGGGCCGACGAGGCGATGGCCGGCTATCCGTGGCACCGAATGCACGCCATGCGCGATCGCTTCAAGGCCCGATGGGGAGAAACCCTCCCCCGGATCGGCCGAGAATGGTTCCTGAACCGCATCTCGACCGACCCGAGAGCGCGCAATCCGAGGTTCCCGGTTCGCGGGGCTCGGGTCGCGCAGCAAGAACTTTATGACATGCTCGGGCAATCGCGTGCTCGCGTTTATTCGGAGTCGATGTGGTCGTCCCTTGAGGGATATAGTGCCTACGGCGAGGACATGGGGATTGCTCACGATCGCTTCGGGCACTGGCACCCGCTGCATCAATCCCTGTACCTCGGATACAAGGTCATGCTGCCCGGCCTGCTGCTGGCCGGAAAGGGTGACCGAGTGGCGATGAACGCCTCGGTCGAGACGCGGTATCCCCTGCTCGATGAAGACGTGACCGCCTTCTGTGCCGCCCTGGCCCCGGAATACAAGCTGCGCGGCAAGACGGATAAATGGCTGCTCCGCCAGGTCGCTCGGCGCGTCTTGCCGAGCCCGATCGGCGAAAAAACCGCGAGCCGACCGAAGGAGATGTTCCGCGCCAGCCTGTCGAGGACCTTCCTGGGCCCGCACCGGCCGGGATGGGTTGACCAGTTGCTCAGCCCCGAATCGCTCCGCCGAACCGGATTCTTTGATGCCGAGGCCGTCGCGGCGGAAGTCGCCCGACGCCGGTGGTTCCCCCGAGTGACCCCGAGGCAAGGGGGGATGGACCTGAGCTTGACGATGGTCGTGGCCACGCAGCTCTGGCATCACACCTATTGCGGTGGGGGACTCTGCGACCTGCCGACGTGGTCGGCCCCGACCATCAGCCGGGCGGATCTGGCGATTCCGGATGCCTCGGTGTTTGCTTCCCACGCGGCGGCGGCGGCCAGCGCCTGA
- a CDS encoding serine hydrolase, protein MIRCAPLTPAGVVLLLAICPCLHAQTSLDERLDPLLQSHQGKVSVAVEHLESGETYRKDAERPMPTASLIKFPVMVEAYRQAAEDGLDLNDPVTLTEEDKVPGSGVLTYHFSAGASFPLRDAIRLMIAYSDNTATNLVADAIGLKSTADTMERMGLPNTKLHSKVYRRDTSVFPDRSPEFGLGSTTADEMITLLKQLHARELVSADASEQMYEHLLNCQDDKLFKRFLPSGTKVAHKTGAVNQVRTSAGIIETPGGPVALCVLTSENEDTRWTEDNAAERLIARVAREVYDHFNRLPEETEDTDDAPETIRFGANGSAVEALQRRLNAALDPSPGLSVDGDFGPATQSALLRFQKLRNLPTSGNADPETLAALGTEPLEDPPVPSPEEVNNQVEEKAEPDPIDGPPFVTAKAWAIIDADSGELLGGANEDTALDMASTTKIMTALVVLRLAEEDPGILDEVVTFSERADRTTGSTAGVRAGERLTVRELLYGLMLPSGNDASVALGEHFGARLGPIEDDPNEVDPLPRFVASMNRLAIELELAETRFANTHGLTAPGHHASALDLARLARVALENERFAEIVSTRQRGCTLFDTDDTPRNVVWRNTNRLLPTEGYDGVKTGTTSAAGACLVARGSRGDDQVITVVLGSTSADARYTDARNLFRWAWTTLGHSADALATEAAAGR, encoded by the coding sequence ATGATTCGATGCGCCCCCCTGACGCCCGCGGGTGTCGTCCTGCTGCTGGCCATCTGTCCCTGTCTCCACGCGCAAACGTCGCTCGATGAGCGATTGGACCCGCTGCTCCAGTCGCACCAGGGGAAGGTCTCCGTCGCGGTCGAGCACCTGGAGTCGGGCGAAACCTATCGCAAGGACGCCGAGCGTCCGATGCCGACGGCCAGCCTGATCAAGTTCCCCGTCATGGTCGAAGCCTACCGCCAGGCCGCTGAGGACGGGCTCGATCTGAACGATCCGGTCACCCTGACCGAAGAGGACAAGGTCCCCGGCTCGGGAGTCTTGACGTACCACTTCTCTGCGGGGGCCTCGTTTCCGCTCCGCGACGCGATCCGCCTGATGATCGCCTACTCCGACAACACCGCGACGAACCTCGTGGCCGACGCCATCGGCCTGAAATCAACCGCCGACACGATGGAGCGCATGGGCCTGCCGAACACGAAGCTTCACTCAAAGGTCTACCGCCGCGATACCTCCGTCTTCCCCGACCGCAGCCCCGAGTTCGGCCTCGGCAGCACCACGGCCGACGAAATGATCACCCTGCTCAAACAGCTTCACGCCCGCGAACTCGTCAGCGCTGACGCCTCCGAGCAAATGTACGAACATCTGCTCAACTGCCAGGATGACAAACTGTTCAAGCGCTTTCTCCCCTCCGGCACGAAGGTGGCGCACAAGACCGGGGCGGTGAACCAGGTTCGCACCTCGGCCGGAATCATCGAAACCCCCGGTGGCCCCGTTGCTCTCTGCGTCCTGACCTCCGAGAACGAAGACACCCGCTGGACCGAGGACAACGCCGCCGAACGCCTGATTGCCCGCGTCGCTCGAGAAGTGTACGACCACTTCAACCGCTTGCCGGAAGAGACCGAAGACACCGACGACGCTCCCGAGACGATCCGATTCGGCGCCAACGGCTCGGCCGTCGAGGCACTCCAGCGCCGTTTGAACGCCGCGCTCGATCCCTCCCCCGGCCTCTCGGTCGATGGCGACTTCGGCCCGGCGACTCAGTCGGCCCTCCTCCGCTTCCAGAAGCTCCGCAATCTGCCCACCAGCGGCAATGCCGACCCGGAAACCCTCGCGGCTCTCGGCACCGAACCGCTCGAAGACCCGCCCGTCCCCTCTCCCGAGGAAGTCAACAACCAGGTCGAGGAGAAGGCCGAGCCCGACCCGATCGACGGCCCTCCCTTTGTCACCGCGAAGGCCTGGGCTATCATCGACGCCGACTCCGGCGAGCTGCTCGGCGGCGCAAACGAAGACACGGCGCTCGACATGGCCAGTACCACCAAGATCATGACCGCTCTGGTTGTCCTCCGCCTGGCCGAGGAAGACCCGGGCATCCTCGACGAGGTCGTCACCTTCTCCGAGCGGGCCGACCGCACGACCGGATCGACCGCCGGCGTCCGCGCCGGTGAGCGTCTGACCGTCCGCGAACTGCTCTACGGCCTGATGCTCCCATCCGGCAACGATGCCTCTGTTGCCCTCGGCGAGCATTTCGGCGCCCGACTCGGTCCCATCGAAGACGACCCGAACGAGGTCGATCCCCTTCCTCGCTTCGTCGCCTCCATGAACCGCCTGGCGATCGAGCTGGAACTGGCCGAAACCCGCTTCGCCAACACCCACGGTCTGACGGCTCCAGGACACCATGCCAGTGCCCTGGATCTCGCCCGACTGGCTCGGGTCGCCCTGGAGAACGAACGGTTCGCCGAGATCGTCTCCACCCGGCAGCGCGGCTGCACCCTGTTCGACACCGACGACACGCCTCGCAACGTCGTCTGGCGGAACACCAATCGACTCTTGCCAACAGAGGGATATGACGGTGTGAAGACCGGCACCACCAGCGCCGCCGGTGCCTGCCTCGTCGCCCGAGGCTCGCGAGGCGATGACCAGGTGATTACCGTCGTCCTCGGCAGCACCTCGGCCGATGCCCGCTACACCGACGCCCGCAACCTGTTCCGATGGGCCTGGACCACCCTCGGCCACTCCGCCGACGCCCTTGCCACCGAGGCTGCTGCCGGCCGTTGA
- a CDS encoding cytochrome c peroxidase, which produces MNPWRSETIAASALIAFSLLLLVPPVSIAGNPREGDPSDPSTSAPELRWREPVALAVSPEGSWLYVANRGSGTVSVIDTQRFVVAHEEPVGAALSALAATPDGRFLLAVDEEKDEAVLMTVEGPSLSVVDRLTIADTPVGVAIEPDSARAFVASLWSRTLTILEMSEADRPLRVGHTVGLPFEPRNVLTIGDGRVVVADAFGGHLAVVDGNAGAVESIRELPGHNIRGMVQSIEGDRLLITHQILNRSARTDMNDIHWAGFIGSMLRTIPMTALLDPDADLHAASTRQHLSDVGDGAGDPNGVLAIPGGRIAVALGGVNRVAFGPEGSSIGQRVTVGRRPVAMVRLPNSDQIAVANAFGDSVSIVTLAYGSKPVSISLGPVPEPDPVRLGRLRFYDASLSHDGWMSCHSCHTDGHANGQMADTLGDDSYGTPKRTLSLLGVGETEPWAWDGGIEVLGDQIKKSVASSMRGYPLYDDEATEIEAFLRSFGPPPALTPPEHPSYDAEAVARGANLFRSLRCDRCHTAPVYTSAQVYDVGLSDEQGQTAFNPPSLRGVGRRRLFFHDGQANRLEDVFTEHEHQLEEPLRGEDLADLIAFLKSL; this is translated from the coding sequence ATGAACCCTTGGCGATCCGAGACGATCGCGGCGTCTGCCCTGATCGCGTTCTCTCTTCTGTTGCTCGTTCCGCCGGTCAGCATCGCGGGGAATCCTCGGGAGGGCGACCCGTCCGATCCGTCGACCTCGGCTCCGGAGTTGCGCTGGCGAGAACCCGTCGCGCTGGCCGTTTCCCCCGAGGGATCATGGCTTTACGTGGCGAACCGAGGCAGCGGAACCGTCTCGGTCATCGACACGCAACGGTTCGTGGTCGCTCACGAGGAGCCGGTTGGTGCCGCCCTTTCCGCCCTGGCGGCGACGCCGGATGGCCGGTTTCTGCTGGCGGTCGATGAGGAGAAGGACGAGGCCGTCTTGATGACAGTCGAGGGGCCAAGCCTCTCGGTCGTCGATCGCCTGACGATCGCGGACACGCCGGTGGGAGTGGCGATCGAGCCGGATAGCGCTCGGGCGTTCGTCGCGTCGCTCTGGTCGAGAACACTGACGATCCTTGAGATGAGCGAGGCGGATCGGCCGTTGCGGGTGGGGCACACGGTCGGGTTACCGTTCGAGCCGAGGAACGTGCTGACGATCGGGGACGGTCGTGTGGTCGTGGCCGACGCGTTCGGCGGGCATCTGGCGGTGGTGGACGGGAACGCCGGAGCGGTGGAGTCGATCCGGGAACTGCCTGGGCACAACATCCGAGGCATGGTGCAAAGCATTGAGGGGGATCGGCTCCTGATCACCCATCAGATTCTGAATCGGTCGGCACGCACCGACATGAATGATATTCACTGGGCCGGATTTATTGGCAGCATGTTGCGGACGATTCCGATGACGGCCCTGCTCGACCCGGATGCCGACCTGCACGCGGCGAGCACCCGTCAGCACCTGAGCGATGTGGGGGACGGCGCGGGGGACCCGAACGGCGTGCTGGCGATTCCGGGAGGGCGGATCGCCGTGGCTCTGGGCGGAGTCAACAGGGTCGCGTTCGGCCCCGAGGGGAGCTCGATTGGGCAGCGGGTCACGGTCGGGCGTCGGCCGGTGGCGATGGTCCGGCTGCCGAATTCCGATCAGATTGCGGTGGCCAATGCCTTCGGCGATTCGGTTTCGATCGTCACCCTGGCCTATGGATCGAAGCCGGTATCGATCTCCCTCGGCCCGGTCCCCGAGCCCGACCCGGTTCGCCTGGGCCGCTTGCGATTTTATGACGCGAGCCTCTCACACGACGGCTGGATGAGTTGCCATAGTTGCCACACCGACGGCCACGCCAACGGCCAGATGGCCGACACGCTCGGCGATGATTCGTACGGGACCCCGAAGCGCACCCTCTCGTTGCTGGGCGTCGGTGAGACGGAGCCCTGGGCATGGGACGGGGGAATCGAGGTTCTGGGAGACCAGATCAAGAAGTCGGTTGCCTCAAGCATGAGGGGGTATCCGCTCTATGACGACGAGGCGACGGAAATCGAAGCCTTTCTCCGATCGTTCGGCCCTCCCCCTGCCCTGACCCCTCCGGAGCATCCTTCGTACGACGCCGAGGCGGTCGCCCGGGGGGCGAATCTGTTCCGCTCCTTACGGTGCGACCGCTGCCACACGGCGCCGGTTTATACCTCGGCCCAGGTGTACGACGTGGGCCTGAGCGACGAGCAAGGCCAGACCGCGTTCAACCCGCCGTCGCTCCGAGGGGTTGGCCGACGGCGACTGTTCTTTCACGACGGACAGGCAAACAGGCTCGAAGACGTCTTCACAGAACATGAGCATCAACTTGAGGAACCGCTCAGAGGGGAAGACCTGGCGGATCTGATCGCGTTTTTGAAGAGTCTTTAA
- a CDS encoding amidase, whose translation MMHSNCGELAGDDVRSEGEGRGGLHRRAVLKALGALGIGSATFHRALAAGVGEGVMVTPELIAQAEWISGLALNDDERASISNALMRALADFRQLRAVPVDYDVPPALTFLPDPDLRPAAEIRRNQAEPSEWHTLERPASDEDLAFLPVTELASLIRSRKVSSIELTELYLERLKRFDPMLKCVVTLTEETAREQARRADAELAAGQYRGPLHGVPWGAKDLMAYPGYPTSWGAPPFKDQQLDTKATVAARLEEAGAVMVAKLSLGALAMGDRWFGGRTNSPWDPRRGSSGSSAGSASASAAGLVGFAIGSETLGSIVSPCRACGASGLRPTFGRVSRHGCMTLSWTMDKVGPIARSLEDCALILDAIHGSDGFDSGAMDQPFAWPPKVSLPKLRVGYLEDPERSADDRPELAILRDLGVTLVPIALPDQYPTSSITLMLGTEAATVFDALTRASITEGLNSWPITFRRGQFIPAVEYLRAARVRTLLMRAMAELMETVDLYVCDADDLALTNLTGHPTAVLPFGMKDIDGRDGPGSITFTGRLYDETTLLAVASAFQLRSGDHLRRPPLEQFLAEFSAEEETS comes from the coding sequence ATGATGCACAGCAATTGCGGTGAACTGGCTGGGGATGACGTTCGATCCGAAGGTGAGGGGCGAGGAGGGTTGCATCGCCGGGCCGTCCTGAAAGCGCTGGGGGCGCTCGGGATCGGCTCGGCGACGTTTCATCGGGCGCTGGCGGCGGGGGTGGGAGAGGGAGTGATGGTCACTCCCGAATTGATCGCCCAGGCCGAGTGGATTTCCGGACTGGCACTGAACGACGATGAGCGGGCGAGCATCTCCAATGCCCTGATGCGGGCGCTGGCCGATTTCCGGCAACTGCGGGCCGTGCCGGTCGATTACGACGTGCCCCCGGCCCTGACCTTCCTGCCAGACCCGGACCTGCGCCCCGCGGCCGAGATTCGCCGCAATCAGGCCGAGCCGAGCGAATGGCACACCCTTGAGCGGCCGGCATCGGACGAGGACCTCGCCTTCCTGCCCGTGACCGAACTGGCCAGCCTGATCCGATCGCGGAAGGTCTCGTCGATCGAACTGACCGAGCTGTATCTTGAGCGGCTCAAGCGGTTCGATCCGATGTTGAAGTGTGTCGTCACGCTGACCGAGGAAACCGCTCGGGAACAGGCCCGGCGCGCCGACGCGGAACTGGCCGCGGGACAGTACCGAGGCCCCTTGCACGGCGTTCCCTGGGGGGCCAAGGATTTGATGGCCTACCCCGGTTATCCGACGAGCTGGGGAGCGCCGCCGTTTAAGGATCAACAGCTCGACACCAAAGCGACCGTGGCCGCCCGATTGGAGGAGGCGGGGGCGGTGATGGTGGCCAAGCTCTCGCTCGGCGCGCTGGCGATGGGAGACCGCTGGTTCGGCGGTCGGACCAACAGCCCCTGGGACCCGAGGCGGGGATCGAGCGGCTCGTCGGCCGGGTCGGCGTCGGCTTCAGCGGCGGGCCTGGTCGGGTTCGCAATCGGCAGCGAAACGCTCGGCAGCATCGTCTCGCCGTGTCGCGCATGTGGTGCCTCGGGGTTGCGGCCGACGTTTGGCAGGGTGAGCCGACACGGCTGCATGACCCTGTCGTGGACGATGGACAAGGTCGGCCCGATCGCCCGATCGCTCGAAGACTGTGCCCTGATCCTCGACGCAATTCACGGTTCGGACGGGTTTGACTCGGGCGCCATGGACCAGCCGTTTGCCTGGCCACCCAAGGTCAGCCTACCCAAACTGCGGGTCGGCTACCTTGAGGATCCGGAACGTTCGGCCGACGATCGACCGGAACTGGCGATCTTGCGAGACCTGGGGGTCACCCTTGTCCCCATCGCCCTGCCCGACCAGTACCCGACGTCGAGCATTACCCTGATGCTCGGCACCGAGGCGGCCACGGTCTTCGATGCCTTGACGCGGGCGAGCATCACCGAGGGGCTCAATAGCTGGCCGATCACCTTCCGGCGCGGGCAGTTTATTCCGGCCGTCGAGTACCTGCGCGCGGCCCGGGTCCGCACCTTGCTCATGCGAGCCATGGCTGAACTAATGGAGACGGTCGATCTGTACGTCTGCGACGCCGACGACCTGGCCTTGACCAATCTGACCGGCCACCCGACGGCAGTGCTTCCCTTTGGGATGAAGGACATCGACGGTCGAGACGGCCCCGGCTCGATCACCTTCACGGGCCGACTGTACGACGAGACAACATTGCTGGCGGTCGCCTCGGCCTTTCAACTCCGATCGGGCGACCATCTGCGACGGCCTCCGCTCGAACAGTTCCTCGCCGAGTTCTCCGCAGAGGAGGAGACCTCGTGA
- a CDS encoding acyl-CoA thioesterase, translated as METSIEIVVRPTEIDVNGHVNNGKYVDYLEWGREDWYEQHGLDYDTLLGLGAITVTVNLNLNFRKECRQGERLTIVTRPERLGRTSFALRQEIRKADGTIAADAVVTLVTIAPESRTSRPVPAPLADHFTS; from the coding sequence ATGGAAACCTCGATCGAGATCGTCGTTCGCCCAACGGAAATCGACGTGAACGGCCATGTGAATAACGGAAAATACGTCGATTACCTGGAGTGGGGCCGAGAAGACTGGTACGAGCAGCACGGGCTCGACTACGACACCTTGCTGGGGCTCGGAGCGATCACGGTCACGGTCAACCTGAACCTGAATTTTCGCAAGGAGTGCCGTCAGGGGGAGCGGTTGACCATCGTGACCCGGCCCGAGCGGCTCGGCCGGACCAGCTTCGCGCTTCGGCAGGAAATCCGGAAGGCAGACGGAACCATCGCCGCCGATGCGGTCGTAACACTCGTGACCATCGCCCCCGAGTCCCGCACGAGCCGTCCCGTTCCGGCCCCGCTTGCGGACCACTTCACCTCGTGA
- a CDS encoding TIGR03000 domain-containing protein, whose product MISMLRRSAFSVACLGALSLGVPHVALAGLFGHGSHGSSGGSHGSSGGSHGSSGGSHGSSGGSHGSSGGSHGGGLFSKHHGSSGGSSGGSSGGSHGGGLFKTSHGSSGGSSGGSSGGSHGGGLFKKHHGSSGGGLFKKHHGSSGGSSGGSSGGSHGLTKTSHGSSGGSSGGSSGGSHGGGLFKKHHGSSGGSSGGSSGGSHGSSGGSSGGYASDGGSYGSAGGYYPAAPVAAPQAAPQYVPVAQNGVLNISVPADAKVYLQDQLMTLTGAERRFVTPPIAEGELFVTNVRVELERNGQIVSETVEARVNPGEEVNVAVDLDGSVVLAGR is encoded by the coding sequence ATGATCTCAATGCTTCGCCGATCGGCGTTCTCGGTTGCTTGCCTCGGAGCCCTTTCACTCGGCGTGCCTCATGTGGCGCTGGCCGGGCTGTTTGGTCACGGGTCGCACGGATCCAGCGGTGGATCACACGGATCCAGCGGTGGATCGCACGGATCGAGCGGTGGGTCGCACGGCTCCAGCGGCGGGTCGCACGGCTCCAGCGGCGGGTCGCACGGTGGCGGCCTCTTCTCGAAGCACCACGGCTCCAGCGGCGGATCGAGCGGCGGATCCAGCGGTGGTTCGCACGGCGGTGGCCTGTTCAAGACCAGCCACGGCTCCAGCGGTGGTTCCAGCGGCGGGTCGAGCGGCGGATCGCACGGTGGCGGCCTGTTCAAGAAGCACCACGGCTCCAGCGGTGGCGGCCTCTTCAAGAAGCACCACGGCTCCAGCGGCGGATCGAGCGGTGGCTCCAGCGGCGGATCGCACGGCCTGACCAAGACCAGCCACGGCTCCAGCGGTGGTTCCAGCGGCGGGTCGAGCGGCGGATCGCACGGTGGCGGCCTGTTCAAGAAGCACCACGGCTCCAGCGGCGGATCGAGCGGCGGCTCCAGCGGCGGTTCTCACGGATCGAGCGGCGGGTCGAGCGGCGGCTACGCCTCCGACGGTGGATCGTACGGCTCGGCCGGCGGATACTACCCGGCCGCCCCGGTCGCGGCTCCTCAGGCTGCTCCTCAGTACGTTCCGGTTGCTCAGAACGGCGTGCTGAACATCTCGGTTCCGGCCGATGCCAAGGTGTACCTCCAGGATCAGCTGATGACGCTGACCGGCGCCGAGCGTCGGTTCGTCACCCCGCCGATCGCCGAGGGTGAACTGTTCGTCACCAACGTTCGGGTTGAACTCGAACGGAACGGTCAGATCGTCTCTGAGACGGTCGAAGCTCGGGTCAACCCGGGTGAAGAGGTCAACGTGGCCGTCGATCTCGACGGCTCGGTCGTCCTCGCCGGTCGCTGA
- a CDS encoding HTTM domain-containing protein has translation MGRAVSLAVEAVRDRLRAISEGWNRFWFAPADPTLLGVLRVLAGLMLLYTHAVWGLALNDFFGPDAWLSVELVRTLQEYQFAYSFWWWIEPEWMWTAYGLSMLILAMFTVGLWTRVTSVLSLIIAISFAHRTPEALFGLDQINVMLTLYLTIGDAGRAVSVDRWRARRRGVTQAAPSSRANLGKRLIQVHMCTIYFFAGISKLQGLAWWNGEAMWLAFANLEYQSMDMTWLAGHPLLINLATHTTILWEIFFCALIWNRNWRPVMLAGGTAMHLGIGACLGMWTFGLIMLVGCASFLPNERVRQLVEALATRRSRAVPVSFPIAASPQAASSALLGGPHQAMPIVVTVDYGPHRSANGSQRFQG, from the coding sequence ATGGGACGAGCAGTGAGCCTTGCCGTTGAGGCCGTTCGAGATCGCCTGCGGGCCATCTCCGAAGGTTGGAACCGCTTCTGGTTCGCACCGGCCGACCCGACCTTGCTCGGCGTGCTTCGCGTGCTCGCCGGCCTGATGTTGCTCTACACTCACGCCGTCTGGGGCCTGGCCCTCAACGACTTCTTCGGCCCCGACGCCTGGCTCAGTGTCGAACTGGTCCGCACGCTCCAGGAATACCAGTTCGCCTATTCGTTCTGGTGGTGGATCGAGCCCGAATGGATGTGGACCGCCTACGGTCTCTCGATGCTCATTCTGGCGATGTTCACCGTGGGGCTCTGGACGCGAGTGACCTCGGTCCTCTCCCTGATCATCGCCATCTCGTTCGCCCATCGAACGCCTGAAGCCCTGTTCGGCCTTGATCAGATCAACGTGATGCTCACGCTGTATCTGACGATCGGCGATGCCGGCCGCGCCGTCTCGGTCGATCGCTGGCGAGCCCGGCGCCGAGGGGTGACACAGGCCGCCCCCAGTTCCCGGGCAAACCTGGGCAAGCGGTTAATTCAAGTGCACATGTGCACGATCTACTTCTTCGCCGGGATTTCGAAACTCCAGGGGCTGGCCTGGTGGAACGGCGAGGCGATGTGGCTGGCGTTTGCGAACCTGGAATACCAGTCGATGGATATGACCTGGCTGGCCGGGCATCCATTGCTGATCAACCTGGCGACCCACACGACGATCCTCTGGGAAATCTTCTTCTGCGCCTTGATCTGGAACCGGAACTGGCGGCCGGTGATGCTCGCCGGAGGCACGGCGATGCACCTGGGCATCGGCGCCTGCCTGGGCATGTGGACGTTCGGCCTGATCATGCTCGTTGGCTGTGCGTCGTTCCTGCCGAATGAACGGGTCAGGCAACTTGTGGAAGCACTGGCCACCCGGCGATCTCGCGCCGTGCCGGTCTCCTTCCCGATCGCCGCGAGCCCACAGGCTGCCTCGTCTGCCCTGCTCGGCGGACCTCATCAGGCAATGCCTATTGTAGTGACGGTCGATTACGGCCCGCACCGATCCGCGAACGGGTCGCAACGCTTCCAGGGATGA
- a CDS encoding SDR family oxidoreductase encodes MESTEIGKAAIVTGAGSGIGRVTALALLAEGYSVALAGRRAEALEETVERAGEARSRAIAVPTDVTDPDSVQALFEATNRAFGRIDLLFNNAGTGAPAVPLEDLTLDQWRRVIDVNLTGTFLCTREAFRFMKRQEPQGGRIINNGSVSAHVPRPHSAPYTAAKHAITGMTRSTALDGRAFGITCGQIDIGNAATEMTARMQGGVRQADGSIATEPTIDPEHVARAVLYMSSLPPEANVLFLTVMAAGMPFVGRG; translated from the coding sequence ATGGAATCCACCGAGATCGGCAAAGCGGCGATTGTCACCGGTGCGGGGTCGGGCATCGGGCGAGTGACGGCCCTTGCGTTACTGGCTGAGGGCTACTCGGTCGCGCTCGCGGGACGACGGGCCGAGGCCCTGGAAGAAACGGTCGAGCGCGCCGGGGAAGCGCGATCGCGGGCGATTGCCGTGCCGACCGACGTGACCGATCCCGACTCCGTTCAAGCACTCTTTGAGGCCACGAACCGGGCGTTCGGCCGCATCGACCTGCTGTTCAACAACGCGGGGACGGGGGCTCCGGCGGTTCCGCTCGAAGACCTGACGCTCGATCAGTGGCGGCGGGTCATCGACGTGAACCTGACCGGCACGTTCCTTTGCACCCGAGAGGCGTTTCGATTCATGAAACGTCAGGAGCCGCAAGGGGGGCGGATCATCAACAATGGATCGGTGTCGGCTCACGTGCCGAGGCCCCATTCCGCCCCATACACGGCGGCGAAGCACGCAATTACGGGGATGACCCGCTCGACCGCCCTCGACGGCCGAGCGTTCGGCATCACCTGCGGTCAGATCGACATCGGCAACGCCGCCACCGAGATGACCGCCCGCATGCAGGGCGGTGTCCGACAGGCCGACGGTTCCATCGCCACCGAACCGACGATCGACCCCGAACACGTCGCCCGAGCCGTCCTTTATATGTCCAGCCTGCCGCCGGAGGCCAATGTCCTATTCCTGACCGTCATGGCCGCCGGGATGCCGTTTGTCGGCCGGGGCTGA